catcatcatagtcatcatcatcatcatcaccatcatcatcatcatcctcctcctcatcatcatagtcatcatcatcatcatcaccatcatcatcatcatcctcctcatcatcaccatcctcctcatcatcaccatcatcatcatcctcctcatcatcaccatcatcctcctcatcatcaccatcatcatcatcaccatcatcatcatcctcctcatcatcatcataatcaccatcatcatcatcctcctcatcatcatcaccatcatcgtcatcatcctcctcctcatcatcatagtcatcatcatcatcaccatcatcatcatcatcctcctcatcatcaccatcatcatcaccatcatcatcatcctcctcatcatcatcaccatcatcatcatcatcaccatcatcatcatcctcctcatcatcaccatcatcatcatcatcatcatcaccatcatcatcctcctcctcatcatcaccatcatcattgtcatcatcctcctcctcatcatcatagtcatcatcatcatcatcatcatcatcatcatcatcaccatcatcatcatcatcctcctcatcatcaccatcctcctcatcatcaccatcatcatcatcatcatcaccatcatcatcctcctcatcatcatcaccataaccatcaccatcatcatcctcctcatcatcatcaccatcatcattgtcataatcctcctcctcatcatcatagtcatcatcatcatcgtcctcttcctcatcaccatcatcaccatcctcctcatcaccatcatcacatcctcatcatcatcatcatcaccatcatcaccatcctcctcatcaccatcatcacatcctcatcatcatcatcatcaccatcatcatcatcctcctcatcatcaccatcatcatcatcatcctcctcctcatcaccatcatcatcatcatcctcctcatcatcaccatcatcatcatcatcctcctcctcatcaccatcatcaccatcctcctcatcaccatcatcaccatcatcatcatcctcctcatcatcaccatcatcatcatcctcctcatcatagtTGTAACGTGacgaaggagccatttctaccctaacagctgtttccttctgacacagtgccagagtgcatgaaacagcctcaaggtcatgcattcgcttctgaactgtttacattccagcatgaagacagaagaatgaagaatgaactcttttcttttaattaatcaaataactctattttaataaagctaatccatcaaagtgttagtcaataataagatgtgaccgacctgtgaaattaaaatattaattattttattatgatcttagaaacaaagtaatgtaactttaaatgttcctacaggactcatttcacgtagtgttaaaaagacatgacacattctttcactgatccaatcagaatctcacagatctgacggaggcgtgcttctgacggtgtttgatCATTTTCATTCAACAAtgaaccataacatccgaggtataagactacgccacgtcagctctaacgccagttcaaagcgttccagagcaatCGTCGGAGTAGCCAATCCGACCTTtcactcttcaaccgaaagaaccacgacaagctgagaaaatccagtcgctataacaacaagcaacgacaacagctcctttcagaataaaagctcctccaacccaggctgggtctgaacagatGCCAAGAAAAGAGTCGTGTTCCGGAGGTAACGTGACGGGTCTGGTCTGAATCATGGCTTCTTCTACCAGctcggtttccagagagggtctgctggacctcggcattcctgatctcACCAGAGGACTCCCACCAGGCGGGCAGGCGCGACTTGATGGTGTCTCACGCGGTTCTGAAACTACCCAAGCTTATTCCaaaccaacatcttcagttcccgtcagaactaatcgcttctccggatttgctcgttctgatttacatgacacgtcatccattcaccgtctcatccatttttagtcacactatacacttagttcttaaatgAGCCTAGTTTAATCGTTAGTAGTAAAATTCTTAACCTTTAAACTTGTCTcgttctattctgttgtctctgagtgaatacataacggttacatgaTCTCTGCATTAAGAAGACCCGATCTTCTGGTTTAACCAACCCACTgaaccgtaaggtggatttcatatttactatggaatcccacgccttacggtTCCCttacaccaggggtgtcaaactcattttagctcaggggccacattgagggaaatctagtcgcaagtgggccggaccggtaaataaaaaaaaacttcagattgttttctttgttttaatacaatcaatataaaacaaggctggagcctgaggacagtgtagtacaagtacaacacctgaagtgtacttgaaatttgaaaaaagtaaaaaattcaacaatTAAAAaagcattccttagtgattcaaagagcttacagatcacatggctagaccagtttcatgcagcacttaaagtatatttgactaattttacttgacatcttttagctttcaccagcacatcaatatcagaagtcacatcctgagtggcggccaacttcaggatgtgattcaagttcttgtgtgagccttgagcgcagctttgttttatttatactcgttacagaggaaacttgctcacaatgataagtttattttcactctacattgtaaagtatgaaaataaagttcacacaaccatctcgcgggccggatttcacccgcttgcgggccggatgcggcccgcgggccgcatgtttgacacccctgccttacACTCTTTAAAGTCACTTCAGAAGTAGTTCAGTTGAAGTGTTCACTGATCAGACGTGAACCGGAGATCTCTTCATGTCTATTTTTACGCtcattttttctgcttttttcaAGTTAACCAGTAAGACAAACAGCAAGAAAGCAAAGGTGAAAAAGAGAGTAAAAGAAAACAGGTATTCAGTGATTTAATAACATCTCACCTGTAGTTTGGTCATGTCTTGTAAAACCACGGGTCTGCAGGTAGAGTCCGACTGTCTGCCACAGCTTGTCTTTACttcttgtttctgttcttctctGCTACCTCCAACACCTCCCGGCTCTTCCTGTGTTCGGTGGCTTGTCTCTGTTGTCCCTGTCTTCACTCTGCTGTGCCCTGGTCTCCAGTTAGAGCTCCCTGCATGTTCCTGCACCTGCTGTTCCTTCTTCTCTGCACAGCGCACTCCAGAGGTTTCTTCTGGAATCCCTGGgagaacaaaaacaaacacgAAACATTCATAAACCACATATTTTATGTGATTTAGTCAAAGCAAATCATTTCTAGTGACCGTTTTGGATGCCAACTGGCTTCGCTTCAAGTCCTTTGTCTCTGGAGAAAGAGCCTCTGCTTAGATACGGAGCTTCATGGAAGAAAATCACATGATGTCCAACTAATGAAGTCTCATCTCTCATAAATGCTGCAGATCTGCCTCCAATCAGAAATAAAGCATTGACTTTGAGTATATATGGTCATTATTGCCCATATGGAACAATCCTTAGCAAAGATCGGTAATGAAAGAGCAAACTGGCGTCTGTCTTTTCCTCACGCTGTATTTGTCTGCAGCCGTGGAGCTCAGGACTCGCCATCCTTTGCTGCCACCTTGTGTCCAGATGGAGTGTGTGAGCAGCGATCAGCTGTTCGAGTGGAATGTGTTGTTTTACTGCAGCTGACCGGATTTAAACCAGCTAAGCTGAACGTTGACACGAGGATCACGGGCCTGTATGGTGGAGCGACGCCTCGCCGCAGGGCTTTAGTAGAATGTAAACCGACCCCATGGCGGTGCGTCAGTCTAAAGTAGAGTTGTGTCCTACTGGACCCCTCACCTGCAGACCCACAGTCATATTCAGTTTATCTACACAAGTCCTCCAAACGCATTAAACGAGTCTGGTTCACGTCTGGATAGCCTTCAAAAAGTCACGTAGTGGACTGAATGTCGGCTGTCCCCTACACCCAGACCGGTACCATCACCTCAGAGCTGGTTTTAAATCATTAGAACACAAGTGCATGATGATCTGAGACCAGAACCTGAGAAGACTGTGACCCAGGCACCAAACGCCGTGGTGTAGAGGTCAGATGCAGGACTACTCACATGCTCCTTCAGTTGGAACCCGGATGCTCGGAGCCACATCTGGACCTTCTGGTGGCCTCTCCTGAGTGTGAGGAGACTGTGAGGTATACTGATCCAGGTGTGTTTCTGAATGCTCTGAACTGGTTTCCAGTGGGTTGGAGGAACTGACTGGAAGGCCTGCTCTGGTGGATTGCATATTTTCATGTCTAAATAGATTCTGGCCACTGCTGACAGCTGGTTCCCCCCGAGGACTGAGGATGGATGTTTGTGGAGTTTTACACTCATCGGGAATAACTGACTCATCTCCACTGGTGCATCTGAGGCACTCTCCACTGCCTTTGTTGGTCAGAGCTTCACCAGAGCCACGATGTTCCGGCTTGTGCTGGCTCTCATTACCAGGAAGGTCACTTTTCCCGCTGCTCTGATGCACAGACAGCAGCTGAGAGTCGGCTCCATCACGGCTCACGTTCTCGTCTGGTGAAGACTGCTCCTCTGGACAACGGCTTTGCTCGTTCCCTACAGGTGGGGTTCCTCCTGACTTCACGACTCTGAGAGAAGCAGAAGTTGACATCGAACTGCCTGCAGGGCTTGGCGCCGGTGTGACGACACTCGCGTGACCACCTGTGTGTGGGAGATAGGGAAAGCCTtgaggaggagcagaagcctcggaGGGGTGGCTGTGTTCAGGCAGCTCCTCGTTTGACTTTCTCTCTAGAGGCTCATCCTGTGGTGCTGCTGTTTTCCTCCCCGGGCTGAGTGTGTGCAGACTCCGGCGTCTGCTGCAGCTCTGTTGTGGCTCTACACGGCCCCTCCCCTCACTGCCAGAGTCCACCGCTGCAACCCTTTGAGCTTTAGTCTCAGACCCTTCTGAGGTCATTGCTTCAGCGTCACACATCGGTGACAGACCTGTACGTGACGCCCGTTCGATTTGCGGTGCAATGAGGGCGAGCTGCTCGTCAGAAATGATCTGGAGACAGATCTGAAGGTCTGCTGTGTGGACATGAAAGACTTTCTGAGCTGGCTGGTCCAGTGGCATCATTACACAAGGAGTAACTGGGGGCGTTGCACCCACCTGCACTGTGCTTCTGAGATCTGCCGGAGCTGATGCTGTCGACACCTGAGTGTGTGTGGAAGGGTGGTTGAGGCTGAGGAGAGGATGACGATGCGAGACGGCTGTAAGGGTGGCACCAGACATTACATCACTGGCTTTGGGTGAACAGAAGCTTACAGCGGCGGGTGCGAGAGGCATGTAAAAGTGTGCAGATCTAGAATCAGCTGCAGATTTCAAAGGAGGCATTAATGAGCCACATAATCCATCTGAACAACTCCGTAGGCAGCTTGTGGTAATTGTGGCTGCTGCAAACTGCCTGTGCACAACTGCTGGGCTGCATGCTGCACTGAGTTGTGATGTTTCACCCTGACTAACAGAAGAAACTGCACAAGGCAAGACAAGCTGGCCTTGTGCAGGGCTTAAAGACAGCGCAGGGACACAGTCCTCCTCACAAGCTGCTGCTGAAGGCAATGTTGGGTCCGAGGGAGCGGCCGATGCTTCGGGATGGACCGTGTCCTTTGATTTGCTCACAGTGTGTGgcgaagcagcaggaccagcggtgtTTGGTAACTTGAGCTGGTACTTGGGCAGGAAGGTGTTGTTGGTGACGGAGGCGGCTGCAGCGGCCGCAGTGCTCACTGCCAGTGCAGTCGCATCGACTCCACACGGCAGAAAGAGGGCTGCTTTGGGCTCAGTGTGCTTTGGGTTTGTTAGAGCGTGCACAAAGGTGACGTTAGTGCCACGCTGAGGCACGCTGAAAGTGACCAAGGAAGGAGGGGGAGCTGATGTGTTTGGGACAGTCTCCAGATCCATGGGGAAGATCGTTTTGTGATCAGTTCTCTGTTTTTTCCTGTCGGAGGGAAGGTGGTCTCCACAGAGCTGCCACGATGAGTCTGTCTGCTCTGGAGCACTAGTGGGTTTCACGGTCTCTGGTCTGGTGCAGCACTCTGCTTTATGGCTAACCAGCGGTCTGATGGCGGGGACAGGGAGCATCGACAGTGATGAGTTTCTCCCAAGTGGAGCCCTGATAGGACTGCGACATGGTTCAAGCGGACGTGTCGGTAAACCAGAGTCACCTGGAGGGACGAGGGACGGACTGGCAGGAGGACGGTCTGCTGTTGCACCGCTCTTTGTGAAACGCAGCATCGTTGGGACGGTCTCTGTGTGGTCCGCCGACGCTGCTTTTTGCAGATCGTGAACAAGCTGGAGGTTTGTTGAACACTTCCTGCCTTTGACGGTGCCGTTCTCTACACGTTTGTCTGGATCGTAGAGCCTTTTGAACGTCCCGCCCCCGTACATGTACCACTTGTTGTAAGCAAACTTCTGTGCTTTTTTCCTGCGAAACTTTTTGGTGTTTGGCTCTCCAGAAACGTCACCAACATCCCCGTTGCAGCCGAGGCTGCTGGTCCATGCCTCCTCCACAGATGAATTTGTGAAGAGGCCATCTGTTGCGTGGTTGCAGTCTACGGCTGTCTGTCGCACCAGTGGGCGGTGGGCAGATGAATGCTGGTTCACAGGCTTCCTTGCTGAATCTGTTGGGTTGATCTGGCCCAAGCTTCCCCTGCGGGCGACAGTTACGTAATCAGGCTGGTGGCGGGAGGTTGGACTGCTTCCCTCTGGCTGCTTGAGGGTAAAGCTGAACGGAAGGGAGCTGCTGCGGGTAAAGGGGGCATGCTGCATGGAGGGGGTGCGCGGAGCGGGAACAGAGCTGTGCAGTTCAGGCTTGCTGTGTTTAGTCAAACCAATATTCTGAGTTTGGTTGATCCGCATGTCGAAGTGGAAGGAATCTTTGTAGGTGTATGGCATGGGGAGGTCGATGCTACCCTGCTTTGACAGAATTGTTTTCCTTGGTCGTACATTTTCTAGTTGCTTGTCCTCCACGACGGCTGTATTCTCAGAGATCAGCTTAGAAATGCGTTCTACCAGCAGCTTCTGCTCCTGCTTTCTCACCGCGCGTTTGGAATCTTGTTCTCTGTGGTCAGAAGACGCGTGCACGCTCAGGGTTTCTCCAAGATGCTCCTTATTGGATTCAGTGAGTGAATCCATACCGTGGTCAGGTAGAACACTGCTTGGACTCGGGTAGTGGTCGCTGCTCTCACTGAAGCCAGAGTCTGTGCTCTCATGACTTTGGGATTTCCCACTAGACACAGAACTTCCCCACTGCTTGGAAAACAGAGTGGCTTCTTGTCTCTGAAGCAGAATCTGTCGACTTCCCATCAGAGGCTGTGTTGTATTATCTAACTTCTGTTTGTCTTCCTCTTTTGTTACTTTGCTCTCAGTAGTTTCTGTACGGTGACCCGAGAGGCCCAATTCCTTCTGTGCACCGACGGAACCTTCTGGCGGGACGCTGTGAGCCTGTGCAGTGCTGGCTGGGGGACTGCCCTCCACGGCTGGCAGCGTGTCGTGCTTCTCCGTGCTGCAGGATTCCTCGCTGTGTTCATCAAGAGACAAACTGGAAGTACAAGTCTCTCTTGAACTGTAAAGGCTGTCCAGGCTTCCCTGCTCGGACTCGGATGAGAGGCGAGCGTGTGCCTGGGTCCGTCTGTGTTTGTACAGGTTGCTCTGGGTCTTAAAGGACACTCCGCAGGTGGTGCAGGGGTAAGGTCGTTCCCCGGTGTGGCAGCGGAGGTGCTTCTCCAGCACACTGGGCTTCATGCAGTCACGTCCACAGTGAGGGCACACGTGCTTGCCTGCAGACTTAGGTTTTGCTGCGGGAGCAGCAGCTGCCAGATTCAGTCGTGGCTGAGGCTGCAGCCCACCAGTGAGTTGTAGAGTCAGAAATGGAAGCGTCTCCTTGGAGTAGAGAGGCGGCAGAGCCAGATGGAGTGTGCTCAGCTCTCGGGCAGCGGCAGGAGGCTGAATGTGTGGCTGCACTGGCAACGCAGGGACTGTGTGGATGTAAACGGCTCTGAGCGGGGTCTGGTTGTCCGTCCCTTTCTCTGCCTGTGCTGCGACGGAGCTGATGCACGCTGGAACGTTTGCCAGTCCTGGCTTTCCAGTCTCCATGGTAACGCTGCTGCTGTAGTGATGTACCAGTTCTGGGTCTCTGATTACCTGTAAGATAAGAACAGTTTGTATCAGAGTGAATTATTGCCTCACATGAAAATGAGAAGATTCACCTATTTGATGGGTCGATTTAAGGGGAAAGGCAACCTTGAGCTGTTCTAAAGCACGCAAGTAAACAGCTAGTCCTGCAGTGCTCCCAGACAGAAACACGTGCACCTGTTAGTGATGTCATTGTTGTGAGGATTATAAATACCTATGGATGCCCGGCATATGCAGGGAGGAGAAGAGACGTCTGAATATCCTGACTGCAGTAAAGACAAGAATGTGTCCAGGATAAGGAAAtgtcagcagagagagagagagagagatgcaaaGATACAGCAGACAGACCCAGAAAGAGTGATGAAGAAGAGTGACTCACAGAAAGACCTGCCGAGGGAGCGGGATCAAGTCCTTCCAAACAAAGTGTGTCTGCTGGCATTAGCCACCACTTCTGTCACCAGCCAGCTCATCCTCAGCACTACACAGCCTGGCAACTCACATGCTGTTAGATCTGTGGTGCAATCTTATCAAAGTCTGGAGACACACATGAAACCGTCAAATGTACATATTAGAGGATGCTGCTCTCATTTGTTGTTGTCGTGCGACGGCACGTAGCACACTTGTATTGGTTGTGCAGCTCGCCCACGCTCAAGAGTTCTTGTGTGCTGAGGGAAGTTTGCATCTGATCATGTTAGAGCGAGCTCTTTGTAAATGTGTTCTCCGTTTCCAGTCTTCGCTGTGGTTTCACTTCCCTATGACCGTGTAAATACATATAATGTTAAACAGCACAGCATTCATGCAGTTGTTCCTGCCACagccataaacacacacacacacacacacacacacacacacacacacacacacacacacacacacacacacacgcacacacacgcacacacacacacacacacacacacacacgcgcacacacacacacacacacacacacacacacacgcacacacacgcacacacacacacacacacgcacacacacacacacacatgtgcgcacgcacaaacacacacacacgcacacacacacacacgcacacgcacgcatacacacacacacacacacacacatgcgcacgcacaaacacacacacacgcacacacacacatgtgcgcacgcacaaacacacacacacacgcacacacacacacgcacacgcacgcacacacgcacacacacacacacacacgcacacacacacacgcacacacacacacgcacgcacacacacacacacacacacacacacgcacgcacacacacacacaaacacacacacgcacgcacacacacgcacacacgcacacacacaaacacacacacacgcacacacgcacacacacacacacacacacacacacacacacacacacgcacacacacgcacacacacacacacacacacacacacacgcgcgcgcacacacacacacacacacacacacacacacgcacacacacgcacacacacacacacacacgcacacacacgcacacacacacacacacacacacacacactcgcacacacacacacacacacacacacacacacgcacacacacgcacacacacacacacacacacacacacacacacgcacacacacacacacacacacacacacacacgcgcacacacacacacacacacgcacacacacgcacacacacacacacacacgcacacacacgcacacacacacacacacatgtgcgcacgcacaaacacacacacacgcacacacacacacgcacacgcacgcatacacacacacacacacacacacatgcgcacgcacaaacacacacacatgcacacacacacatgtgcgcacgcacaaacacacacacacacacgcacacacacacacgcacacgcacgcacacacgcacacacacacacgcacacacacacacgcacacgcacacacacacacgcacgcacacacacacacacacacacacacgcacgcacacacacacacacaaacacacacacgcacgcacacacacgcacacacgcacacacacaaacacacacacacgcacacacacacacacacacacacacacacacacgcacacacacacacacgcacacacacgcacacacgcacacacacacacacacacacgcacacacacacacacacgcacaaacacacacacacacacacacacacacgcacacacgcacgcacacacacacacacacacgcatgcgcacgcacacacacacacgcacacacacacacacacacacacacacacacacacacacacatgtgcgcacgcacacacacacacacacacgcacacacacacacacacacacacatgtgcgcacgcacacacacacacacgcacacacacacacacacacgcacaaacacacacacacacacgcacacacacgcacacacacacacgcacacacacacacacacacacacacgcacacacacatgcacacacgcacacgcacacacacacacatgcacacacgcacacgcacgcacacacacacacacacacattgttgccTTCAGTAGGAACTGCTGGCAGTAAACTTCTAAGCAGGACCAGGACTCTGCTGACATACTGACTGCTCATGAAAGTGAGAAATGGTTGAATTAGGAGAAAATGTTTAAGTAATGAAAACAACATTGAGAAGAAAAGGAAACAAATGTTTAGCTTTGCTGCAATGACAGCAGTCAGAAGAAGGAAAATGAAAGCATCTTGTGTGAAAGGTCTCACCGTCTCTGCTCTGATGTGGTTTTCCAGCCTTGGAAGCTCCCCGGACTGAGCAGCCCCATCCTTACTGGACCTGTCTGCTACCAGCGTTGTGTGttcttctccagtccagtctcctCTCGCAGCTCGTTCACATGAACTGCTTTTGTGACGAGGAAGCGGAAATAAAGCAAACGAGTCCGAGAGGGAGAGAGAAGATGCACGCTGAAAGTGGTGaggcagggaggagggggagcgcTGGGTGGGTGTGTGGCTGTCAAACAAAGACTTCCGGAAGACAAGTTGAAAACACAGGGTACATAAATAGATCTGCAGGAGAGTCAGAGTGCAGCAAGGCCCTGAGCTCAGAGGAAAAGACTCATTTCAAAGACGAAAGTGTTTCGCCATGCAGCTGCCTGGAAGGGGAGTGTTGTGGCcttcaacagcagcaggactgacCGTTTCAGGCATCACCTGCGTGGCTTCTTCACACTCTCTCCCACCTATTTCCCCCCACACACTGAAATCTCATGCACCCACAAACCGAGAGCACGGCGAAGCTTCTGCTGATGCAGCTGCACATGTGCTGCTCTCGTTGTTTCAGGCAGAGAAAAAAATAGATGAGCTGGAGTGAATTATCCACCGTGCACGTTCACAGGGGTGCAGCAGTTCATAAAGTCCTCATGGAGTCACCATTGTAATGTTTATACTACAACATAAAGATCAGTGGTGTCTTTTTCAGGTTTTAGTCTAAAGCCACCAAATCACCATCAGTGCCAGAGAAAACCAGTTTATGTTTTAAGCACAGATTCCCTACAAACATGCTCGTGAGGTCCTTTAAAGatgcgtcgtcgtcgtcgtcgtcttcctccgcttatccgggtccgggtcgcgggggcagcatcccaactagggagctccaggccgtcctctccccggccttgtccaccagctcctccggcaggaccccaaggcgttcccggaccagattggagatgtaacctctccaacgtgtcctgggtcgacccgggggccttctgccggcaggacatgcccgaaacacctcccaggggaggcgtccaggaggcatcctgaccagatgcccaaaccacctcaactggctcctttcgatccggaggagcagcggttctactccgagtccctcccgaatgtccgagctcctcaccctatctctaaggctgagcccggccaccctacggaggaaactcatttcggccgcttgtatccgcgatctcgttctttcggtcattacccaaagctcatgaccataggtgaggattgggacgtagatcgaccggtaaatcgagagcctggctttctggctcagctccctcttccccacgacagatcggctcagcgtccgcatcactgcagacgccgaaccaatccgcctgtcgatctcccgatccctcctaccctcactcgtgaacaagaccccgagatacttaaactcctccacttgaggtaggacctctcccccgacccggaggttgcaagccacccttttccagtcgagaaccatggtctcggatttggaggtgctgatcctcatcccagccgcttcacattcggccgcgaacctacccagcaagagctgagggtcagagctggatgaagctaggaggaccacatcatccgcaaaaagcagagacgagattctcctgccaccaaactcgacacactccacaccacggctgcgtctagaaattctgtccataaaagtgatgaacagaaccggtgacaaagggcagccctggcggagtccaaccctcactgggaacaggtccgacttactaccggctatgcggaccaaactcacgctcctctggtaaagggactgaatggcccttaacagaaagccacccaccccatactcctggagcgtcccccacagggtgcccctggggacacggtcataagccttctccaaatccacaaagcacatgtggattggttgggcaaactcccatgccccctccatcacccttgcaagggtatagagctggtccacagttccacggccaggacgaaaaccacattgctcctcctctatccgagtttcaactatcgatcggaccctagtctccagtaccttggagtagacctttccagggaggctgaggagtgtgatccccctatagttggaacacaccctcaggtcacccttcttaaagatggggaccaccaccccggtctgccactccctaggaactgcccccgatgaccatgcaatgttgtagagacgtgtcaaccatgacagccctacaacatccatagccttgagatacccaggacgaacctcatccgcccccggggctccgccgctgtgtagttgtttgactacctcagcaacttctgcccccgagatcggacagtccatccccaggcctcccagctctggttcctcctcggaatgcgcatcggtgggattgaggagctcctcaaagtattccttccaccgtccgactatagcctcagttgacgtcagcagctccccatccccactgtaaacagtgtgagcgagttgctgccttcctctcctgaggcgccggacagtttgccagaacctctttggagccgatcgatagtctttctccatggcctcaccaaactcctcccacgcccgagatttagcctcggcaact
This sequence is a window from Nothobranchius furzeri strain GRZ-AD chromosome 3, NfurGRZ-RIMD1, whole genome shotgun sequence. Protein-coding genes within it:
- the znf831 gene encoding zinc finger protein 831 isoform X2; the encoded protein is METGKPGLANVPACISSVAAQAEKGTDNQTPLRAVYIHTVPALPVQPHIQPPAAARELSTLHLALPPLYSKETLPFLTLQLTGGLQPQPRLNLAAAAPAAKPKSAGKHVCPHCGRDCMKPSVLEKHLRCHTGERPYPCTTCGVSFKTQSNLYKHRRTQAHARLSSESEQGSLDSLYSSRETCTSSLSLDEHSEESCSTEKHDTLPAVEGSPPASTAQAHSVPPEGSVGAQKELGLSGHRTETTESKVTKEEDKQKLDNTTQPLMGSRQILLQRQEATLFSKQWGSSVSSGKSQSHESTDSGFSESSDHYPSPSSVLPDHGMDSLTESNKEHLGETLSVHASSDHREQDSKRAVRKQEQKLLVERISKLISENTAVVEDKQLENVRPRKTILSKQGSIDLPMPYTYKDSFHFDMRINQTQNIGLTKHSKPELHSSVPAPRTPSMQHAPFTRSSSLPFSFTLKQPEGSSPTSRHQPDYVTVARRGSLGQINPTDSARKPVNQHSSAHRPLVRQTAVDCNHATDGLFTNSSVEEAWTSSLGCNGDVGDVSGEPNTKKFRRKKAQKFAYNKWYMYGGGTFKRLYDPDKRVENGTVKGRKCSTNLQLVHDLQKAASADHTETVPTMLRFTKSGATADRPPASPSLVPPGDSGLPTRPLEPCRSPIRAPLGRNSSLSMLPVPAIRPLVSHKAECCTRPETVKPTSAPEQTDSSWQLCGDHLPSDRKKQRTDHKTIFPMDLETVPNTSAPPPSLVTFSVPQRGTNVTFVHALTNPKHTEPKAALFLPCGVDATALAVSTAAAAAASVTNNTFLPKYQLKLPNTAGPAASPHTVSKSKDTVHPEASAAPSDPTLPSAAACEEDCVPALSLSPAQGQLVLPCAVSSVSQGETSQLSAACSPAVVHRQFAAATITTSCLRSCSDGLCGSLMPPLKSAADSRSAHFYMPLAPAAVSFCSPKASDVMSGATLTAVSHRHPLLSLNHPSTHTQVSTASAPADLRSTVQVGATPPVTPCVMMPLDQPAQKVFHVHTADLQICLQIISDEQLALIAPQIERASRTGLSPMCDAEAMTSEGSETKAQRVAAVDSGSEGRGRVEPQQSCSRRRSLHTLSPGRKTAAPQDEPLERKSNEELPEHSHPSEASAPPQGFPYLPHTGGHASVVTPAPSPAGSSMSTSASLRVVKSGGTPPVGNEQSRCPEEQSSPDENVSRDGADSQLLSVHQSSGKSDLPGNESQHKPEHRGSGEALTNKGSGECLRCTSGDESVIPDECKTPQTSILSPRGEPAVSSGQNLFRHENMQSTRAGLPVSSSNPLETSSEHSETHLDQYTSQSPHTQERPPEGPDVAPSIRVPTEGAWIPEETSGVRCAEKKEQQVQEHAGSSNWRPGHSRVKTGTTETSHRTQEEPGGVGGSREEQKQEVKTSCGRQSDSTCRPVVLQDMTKLQEKETRIQESSEVFHSFSLTQSEVSEIPSHHLNLLLSSNHSLNSTPVEIDEFPPPGDCESSASQNHDMCGSDPSLHVMAQVQSSQTSPSKTEPCSLSVSHQDKNQTCIHVPTDEGHSTAGSSRAATSSYGSLTSESPQNRSFSPDFRTLSSIQCSHRSKDNQSTEFKPFTFLGPDDKKDTFNMTPDDLNGQSSSYGKPDLTDKYPSVFMVGSLHGYQPAECLTGGVRPVPVCQDYTEDTSSSDDEGKLIIEL